TCACCCGTTTTGGTGAGATTTTTGTCTCTTCCGATTTTTTGCGTATTCAAAAAATAGATATGACCGTCTTCTAAAAATTCCATATCAAAATTTTCGTCGGCAATAGTAACGCATTGACCAAGTCGGATTTTATCCGCTGTAATGTCGATTTTCAGCTTTGACTGCTCGTTCAGTTCGGGAGAATCGGAAAGCCATACAAAAATGGCGTCCGTTTGCTCCGGATAGTTTTCATCTCCGAAAAGCACGCTTTCAATAAAAGCCGTCATGATAATGGTTTTGCCTGCGCCTGTCGGAGCAGTAAAAGAGATTACCTGCGGAGTATGTGTTCTTTGATAGCTGCCCAAAGCTTCCGCCGTATTCATACGAAGATTTTTTAATGCCATTTCTTGAAATGGAAATAATGATGCTTTCATTTTTACCTCCCCGTATTGATACGGAAGTTATCCAAATAATCACGATAGAGTTGATACGAGGTCTCTGCCTTTAAGTGGGAGGCCATATCTCTATATCCGCTTACGGAATCGGTTACAATGAAAACTTTTTTGATGTTTTCATCGGCATTTGCTTTGTCTTTGAAATCCGAAAAAGCATACTCATCGACAAGCACGGCAAAGCCATTCTCGGGGAAGAGGAGCATGGCCGGGATTTCTTCCGACTGAAGCATGGGGCAAGGGCCAATGCATTCTGTTTTCATCCATAAAATCGGCACGAGTTCTTTCAGCTGTTTTCCTAAAGCCACGGCATTTTTGTCTAAAAATCCAAGCTTGAAAAAAGCGGCGTTGCTTTTAAAACCATCCGACATCGGGAGATCACTGTCGAGATAGTTGCCCTTAAGAGCGTTGCCATTCACGTCGGTTCCTCTGGTGGAGCATACGGTGCGTGGCCAAGTGACGTGGTGGGCAATTCCCAATTCTTCCCACTGCGGATCGCCCGGTTTAAAACCGGCTTTTTTTAGTTTCTTTGATTCTTCATTAGACACTTCATTATTGGTCACCATAATGCAGCGACGATGGCCGCCGTCCTCGGCATTGAGGAGATTGACAGCATGTAAAGTTGTGCCGGATCCTGCGAAAAAATCAAGGATAAGGGCATCAGGTTTGTGAGCTACAAAAAAGCGAATGGCATCGTGGACTGCATAGAGCGATTTTGGAAAATCAAAGCGTTTATCAGGGAAAATTTTATTTAATAAAGACGCACCTTGCTCTCGTGCACTGTGACTTGAAATACGCCATTGTGTCCCTGGAACGAATGGAGCCCCGCTTTCTGATGCATCTCCTAACAATATTGTTCCATATTCATCTTTACCAAGTATAGGGAATAATCCTTTTTTTACTTTTTCTCGCTCACCCTTTGCTAAATATTGTGGGACGTAACCCCATTTTTTGCTATATGTTACACGGATGAAGCCTTGATTTAATAGTTCACGCAAACTATCTTGACTGATTTGCCAGCACCCCTCTGTTCCATCTGTTTTCATTGGCCAAACGGCGATACAATTTGGAGGGATACAAGCAGCTCTAATGTTTTGTGTAAAATCAAGTGTTTCTCCAGCCCCTATAATATGTGTTCCATCAGCACTAATAAAGATAGGATAAAATTGGTTTTTGGCCTCGGCTCTCGTATCATGAGATCCTTGTCGTCTTATTGGTCGCCAACGAACAGAATCTTTGCCTGTTGTTTTTGCTGTAAGCCACTCCTCATTAAGTGGTAATTTTGCAGGAATACATCTACCAAAACGAAGAATATAAATATATTCATCCGTTCGATAAAAATCTCCAGAGCGAGCAACTCCAGTAGGATTAATCACACTGCTCACCATCTGCATTCTTGCTTCCGGAAATAGTTCCTCCAACAAGCACCCCAAATGCAAGTACTCTTTTTCATCAATGGTGCAAATAAGTACGGAGTCTTGTGGATTGAGCAGCTTTTTTGCAAGCTTCAATCTTTTTTCCATCATGGATAGCCACTTGCTGTGGCGATAGGCATCGGAGGAGTCCACGTAGTCATTGTTGTATTTCCAGTCTTTCGCACCGGTATTATAAGGCGGATCAATGTAAATACAATCCACCTGGCCGGCATAAAGATACTCTAAAAGCTGGAGCGCGTGATAGTTATCCGCTTCAATTATCGTATGCCAAAGGTCACTATCCGGCGCGTTTTGAATATGATCGATAGGTTTTAAATAAGGATAAATGGCTTCCCCAAACTCAGCAATCGATACAAGCTCGTCCACTGGGAGCTTAATCATTGCCTGCGTTTTTGTATCAAGGCAATTTGCTTTTTCGGCAGCGATGGATTTCACGATGTAGGTGGTGTTAATTTGTTTATCCTTAATAGCGACCCTGCTTCCGACATGAATCGGCACATCATAAAGCGCCGTGCATTCAGGAACATGGTCTTCAAATACCAGACCGAATTTTTTCTGTTTGGACAGTTTTTCCACTTCAGTTTTGATACGATCTCTTAACTCGGGATCTTCTATTTGGTTGATTAAATCGTTAATGGCCGCCATGTTATCTTTATCCCTCACTTTTTACCGTTATCACAATATGAAAGTGATTCACTTATCTTTCATCTTCATCGTACTACAAGGTTCATTGCATTAGGGTGATTTTATATACATAGGTAGCATAAATAGAGAATAAGTAGATTTTGTATTATTATGTACTAAAATTCAACTCTTATCAATATACATCCGTGTAAACAGTCAATAAGCCGTAGGAAAACAGCATTGATTGAAGCGGGAAGCCGCGCGCCAAACGCAAGAAAGCGAACGGAAGGACGCGGAAAAATAAACGCAATAAAAAAGAGAACCGAGCGGTTCTCTTTTTTTATTTACGTATTACAGCAGGTGGCGAATTTCTTCCGGACTTTTCGCGAGCAGGTAGGCCGGCGGCACATCGAAGATGGTGATGCAACCGTTTTTGCCTTCCGCGGCCATACGCATCAGCGCGCGCGTGTACGCGACGATGACGCTGGAGGTGAAGTTCGGATTGCTCGCCAGGCGCAGGTTGTATTCTATGACTTGCGCTTCCTGCGGCTGTGTTTCGCCGACGCGCAGAACAAAGCCGCCGTGCGGCATCGCGGCGTGGTCGCGGTCGAGTTCTTCCTGCGAGATGAAATGGATTTCCGTTTCATAGCCTTCAAAATAATTTTTGAGGTGGCGGATTTCGTTTTCGACCCGCGCTTGGTCCGCGCCGTCTTCCAAAACGACGTAGCATTCGCGCAAATGCGATTCTTGCGCCGTGAAGTCGCTCATTTCACCGTTGCGCGCGCGTTCGAGGTATTCTTCCTTGGGAACGGTGTATTGTTTGGCATCGGCGACGCCCGCAATGCGGCGGATCGCGTTGGAGTGACCCTGGCTGATGCCGCGACCCCAGAAGGTATAATTTTTACCATGCGGTAAAGCGGCTTCGCCCAAAAGACGCATCAGCGAGAAGAGACCCGGATCCCAGCCCATGGAGATGAGCGCGACTTTGCCCGCCGCTTTGGCGACACGATCCATGCCGGTGAAATGTTCTTCAATTTTGGCGTGCGTGTCGAAGCTGTCGATGACGTGGAAGTAGCGGCCGA
This window of the Negativicoccus succinicivorans genome carries:
- a CDS encoding site-specific DNA-methyltransferase, whose amino-acid sequence is MAAINDLINQIEDPELRDRIKTEVEKLSKQKKFGLVFEDHVPECTALYDVPIHVGSRVAIKDKQINTTYIVKSIAAEKANCLDTKTQAMIKLPVDELVSIAEFGEAIYPYLKPIDHIQNAPDSDLWHTIIEADNYHALQLLEYLYAGQVDCIYIDPPYNTGAKDWKYNNDYVDSSDAYRHSKWLSMMEKRLKLAKKLLNPQDSVLICTIDEKEYLHLGCLLEELFPEARMQMVSSVINPTGVARSGDFYRTDEYIYILRFGRCIPAKLPLNEEWLTAKTTGKDSVRWRPIRRQGSHDTRAEAKNQFYPIFISADGTHIIGAGETLDFTQNIRAACIPPNCIAVWPMKTDGTEGCWQISQDSLRELLNQGFIRVTYSKKWGYVPQYLAKGEREKVKKGLFPILGKDEYGTILLGDASESGAPFVPGTQWRISSHSAREQGASLLNKIFPDKRFDFPKSLYAVHDAIRFFVAHKPDALILDFFAGSGTTLHAVNLLNAEDGGHRRCIMVTNNEVSNEESKKLKKAGFKPGDPQWEELGIAHHVTWPRTVCSTRGTDVNGNALKGNYLDSDLPMSDGFKSNAAFFKLGFLDKNAVALGKQLKELVPILWMKTECIGPCPMLQSEEIPAMLLFPENGFAVLVDEYAFSDFKDKANADENIKKVFIVTDSVSGYRDMASHLKAETSYQLYRDYLDNFRINTGR
- a CDS encoding diaminopimelate dehydrogenase, which translates into the protein MTTTTTRVGIVGYGNIARGAEIALQAADDMELVAIFSRRSGITSASGTPVFTMDQIPSFQDKIDVMILCGGSANDLMEQGLEIGRYFHVIDSFDTHAKIEEHFTGMDRVAKAAGKVALISMGWDPGLFSLMRLLGEAALPHGKNYTFWGRGISQGHSNAIRRIAGVADAKQYTVPKEEYLERARNGEMSDFTAQESHLRECYVVLEDGADQARVENEIRHLKNYFEGYETEIHFISQEELDRDHAAMPHGGFVLRVGETQPQEAQVIEYNLRLASNPNFTSSVIVAYTRALMRMAAEGKNGCITIFDVPPAYLLAKSPEEIRHLL